One stretch of Bacteroidota bacterium DNA includes these proteins:
- a CDS encoding acetyl-CoA carboxylase carboxyltransferase subunit alpha gives MMAKVVLEFEKPIFELEQKIEEIKNLSDNVDVSDEVKTLEMKVSQLRENIFSNLTRWQRVQLARHPERPYTLDYIQHMTTDFVELHGDRAYGDDKAIVGGFAKLDGRPVMIIGHQKGRDTKSNLYRNFGMPNPEGYRKALRLMKLAAKFNRPIITMLDTPGAYPGLEAEERGQAEAIARNLFEMSHFPVPIIVVIIGEGASGGALGIGVGDRILMLENTWYSVIAPESCSSILWKSWEFKEQAAEALRLTPPDLLEQKIVDRIIPEPQGGAHRNPQQAALILRDALSEELKALSKLKPEKLVERRIEKFCNMGAWNE, from the coding sequence ATTATGGCAAAAGTAGTTTTAGAATTTGAAAAACCAATCTTCGAACTGGAACAGAAGATTGAAGAGATAAAAAATCTTTCCGATAATGTTGATGTCTCCGATGAAGTGAAAACCCTTGAAATGAAGGTGAGCCAATTGAGAGAGAATATATTTTCCAACTTAACCCGCTGGCAGCGAGTACAACTTGCTCGGCATCCCGAACGTCCCTATACACTTGACTATATCCAGCATATGACGACAGACTTTGTTGAACTGCACGGAGATCGTGCATATGGTGATGATAAAGCAATTGTCGGTGGATTTGCAAAATTGGATGGCCGGCCAGTGATGATTATTGGTCATCAAAAAGGAAGAGATACAAAATCGAATCTGTATCGCAATTTTGGCATGCCCAATCCTGAAGGATATCGCAAAGCTCTCCGTTTGATGAAACTTGCCGCAAAATTCAATCGTCCCATCATTACGATGCTGGATACACCGGGAGCATATCCGGGACTGGAAGCGGAAGAACGCGGACAAGCTGAGGCTATCGCACGTAATCTTTTTGAAATGTCTCACTTTCCGGTGCCGATTATTGTCGTGATCATCGGAGAGGGGGCTTCCGGCGGCGCGTTAGGGATTGGAGTCGGCGATAGAATATTGATGCTGGAAAATACATGGTATTCCGTTATAGCACCGGAATCGTGCTCTTCCATTTTGTGGAAAAGCTGGGAATTCAAAGAACAAGCAGCGGAAGCATTGCGGTTGACGCCTCCTGATTTATTAGAACAAAAAATTGTTGATCGAATTATTCCTGAACCGCAAGGGGGCGCGCACCGAAACCCACAGCAAGCAGCATTGATCTTAAGAGATGCGTTAAGTGAAGAGCTGAAAGCACTCAGCAAATTGAAACCGGAAAAACTTGTGGAACGCAGGATCGAGAAGTTCTGCAATATGGGTGCTTGGAATGAATGA
- a CDS encoding thioesterase family protein, producing the protein MNEPGISFTTDIRVRYAETDGMKVVYHGNYLTYFEEARTNLFRNIGIVYSDIEKAGIYLVVLEAHTHYRRSALYDDILHVKATFKEFPTMKLTINYEITRNKESEVLVTGQTVHAFINAQTSKPIRPPQEYIHIMQKYF; encoded by the coding sequence ATGAATGAACCGGGAATCTCGTTTACAACCGATATCCGCGTTCGATATGCTGAAACAGATGGGATGAAGGTTGTGTATCATGGAAATTATCTGACGTATTTTGAAGAAGCCCGAACAAATCTGTTTCGAAATATCGGCATTGTCTATTCTGATATCGAAAAAGCAGGGATCTATCTCGTAGTCTTGGAAGCACACACACATTATCGCCGCTCGGCGTTATATGACGATATTCTTCATGTCAAAGCAACCTTCAAAGAATTTCCAACAATGAAGTTAACAATCAATTATGAGATCACACGAAACAAAGAATCGGAAGTTCTTGTGACTGGTCAGACCGTCCACGCTTTTATTAATGCACAAACGAGCAAACCAATAAGACCTCCGCAGGAATATATTCACATTATGCAAAAATATTTTTGA
- a CDS encoding Trm112 family protein — protein sequence MIKQDLLEIICCPACKAELKYDEKKSTLTCVGCKTVYEVNNGIPILLPKTDGK from the coding sequence ATGATAAAACAAGATCTTCTTGAAATAATTTGTTGCCCTGCTTGTAAAGCAGAATTGAAGTACGACGAAAAAAAATCAACACTTACCTGTGTAGGGTGCAAGACGGTGTACGAAGTAAATAACGGTATTCCGATACTCCTTCCCAAAACCGATGGAAAATAA
- the nadC gene encoding carboxylating nicotinate-nucleotide diphosphorylase encodes MENNYLNDSKIGRLIEQALFEDVGFGDITSESLISEEQLGKAELIAKESGIISGVDIVKLVFSCVDGQVTYEPSVQDGSLVEKNVSLGELHGPVRSLLTGERVALNFLQRMSGIATLTHKYVHAVAGTKAKITDTRKTVPGLRVLDKKAVIDGGGVNHRFALDSMVLIKDNHIAAAGGIQNAILRCKDYLKQNDIEMKIEVETTSVQQVQEVLNIGGVDRIMLDNYSLDLMREAVSLINGTIEVEASGGVTLQTVRSIAETGVDIISVGALTHSPKALDISLEYLS; translated from the coding sequence ATGGAAAATAATTATCTTAACGATAGCAAAATCGGCAGGTTAATTGAACAAGCATTGTTCGAAGATGTCGGTTTCGGTGATATCACCAGTGAATCACTCATCTCTGAAGAACAACTAGGAAAAGCTGAGCTTATCGCAAAGGAAAGTGGAATTATTTCCGGTGTGGATATTGTCAAATTGGTTTTTAGCTGCGTTGATGGTCAGGTAACGTATGAACCCAGTGTACAAGATGGCTCCCTCGTTGAAAAGAATGTTTCCTTAGGAGAATTACACGGTCCGGTGAGGAGTTTGTTGACGGGTGAAAGAGTTGCGTTGAATTTTCTCCAACGAATGTCGGGTATTGCTACACTCACCCATAAATATGTTCATGCAGTTGCTGGAACAAAAGCAAAGATCACCGATACTCGCAAAACTGTTCCCGGTCTTCGCGTGCTTGATAAAAAAGCAGTGATAGACGGTGGAGGAGTAAACCATCGTTTTGCTCTCGATTCAATGGTATTAATTAAAGATAATCATATAGCAGCCGCAGGGGGAATTCAAAATGCTATTCTTCGCTGCAAAGATTATCTGAAGCAGAATGACATTGAAATGAAGATTGAAGTTGAAACGACCTCAGTCCAACAGGTTCAAGAAGTGTTAAATATCGGTGGTGTGGATAGAATCATGTTGGACAATTATTCTCTCGATTTAATGCGCGAAGCGGTATCATTGATCAATGGAACGATTGAAGTTGAAGCATCAGGGGGTGTTACTCTTCAAACGGTACGCTCTATCGCCGAAACAGGCGTTGATATTATTTCGGTTGGCGCGTTGACCCATTCTCCAAAGGCATTAGATATATCACTGGAATATCTATCCTAA
- a CDS encoding oligosaccharide flippase family protein: MFEQIKRLGTDTAIYGISTVLARLLNFALVPLYANILTTSEFGIVANVYSYIGFIFIFYSFGMESSYFRFASSKEIGSVKDNFSTPYLSIALMSGLFSVLMILFSIPLTSVFQIDASQAKIIMYAAVILFFDAIVMIPYASLRLQRKAKFFAGTKMFNIVLTVLLNIITIYFFHWGIEGIFFSNLAASVCTFLLLLPSTTSQFAFSLHKGLLKELLKFGLPIVPVGVSGLLLQLVDRPILKLLMDDSAVGIYQANYRLGIFMALITGMFEFAWRPFFLSHAKDPNAKTLFARIMTYYLAISAFIFLALSFFLEHIIQYKFFGKKYILPPEYWSGLEIVPLVLLSYIFSGIGTNLNAGIQIEKKTKYLFPTSVSGSITKIILTFLLVPQFGIIGAAYATLAGYIMVEITLYFVVQRFYYIEYEFARIAKLTLSVIVAFAFVKMIDADIVTKIFVFIFWCFSLYIIGFFTRGEMQRVKNIFLKTT; the protein is encoded by the coding sequence ATGTTTGAACAAATTAAAAGACTTGGAACAGATACAGCAATCTACGGCATCAGCACTGTCCTTGCCAGATTGTTGAACTTTGCTCTCGTTCCATTATATGCAAACATTCTCACCACGTCCGAATTCGGAATTGTTGCAAACGTCTATTCCTATATTGGATTCATCTTCATTTTTTACAGTTTTGGAATGGAGTCTTCATACTTCCGCTTTGCCTCATCGAAAGAGATAGGAAGTGTCAAAGATAATTTCAGCACTCCATATCTTTCCATTGCATTGATGTCCGGACTCTTCTCTGTATTGATGATTCTTTTTTCGATACCGCTTACTTCAGTATTCCAAATTGATGCATCGCAAGCCAAAATTATTATGTATGCTGCCGTGATTTTGTTCTTTGATGCGATCGTGATGATACCATATGCATCCCTTCGATTGCAACGAAAAGCAAAATTCTTTGCGGGAACGAAGATGTTCAATATTGTCCTTACCGTTTTATTGAATATTATTACGATCTATTTCTTTCATTGGGGAATAGAAGGGATATTCTTTAGCAATCTTGCTGCATCGGTATGTACATTTTTACTGCTGTTGCCGTCAACAACTAGTCAATTTGCATTTTCTTTGCATAAAGGACTTCTGAAAGAGTTGTTGAAATTTGGATTGCCGATCGTACCCGTCGGCGTTTCCGGTCTGTTACTTCAACTGGTTGATCGACCGATCTTAAAACTGCTGATGGATGATTCCGCTGTCGGTATTTATCAGGCAAATTATCGATTGGGGATTTTTATGGCATTAATTACTGGTATGTTCGAATTTGCCTGGCGCCCGTTCTTTTTATCGCATGCGAAAGATCCGAATGCAAAAACACTCTTCGCCCGCATTATGACCTATTATCTTGCCATCAGCGCATTTATATTTTTAGCGTTATCCTTTTTTCTCGAACATATTATTCAATACAAATTTTTTGGAAAGAAATATATTCTTCCGCCAGAATACTGGTCAGGATTGGAGATCGTCCCGCTGGTGTTATTGAGTTATATCTTTAGTGGAATCGGCACAAATCTTAACGCTGGAATTCAGATTGAAAAAAAGACAAAATATCTTTTCCCAACCTCGGTGTCCGGATCAATTACAAAAATCATTCTTACTTTTCTTCTCGTTCCTCAATTTGGCATTATAGGGGCAGCATATGCAACGCTTGCCGGATATATTATGGTGGAAATTACGCTGTATTTTGTTGTCCAACGATTCTATTACATTGAATACGAATTTGCTCGCATTGCAAAACTGACTCTCTCTGTAATTGTTGCTTTTGCTTTTGTAAAAATGATTGATGCGGACATCGTTACGAAAATTTTCGTGTTTATTTTCTGGTGTTTCAGTTTATATATCATCGGATTTTTCACTCGAGGAGAGATGCAGCGAGTAAAAAATATATTCCTCAAAACGACTTGA
- a CDS encoding DUF6580 family putative transport protein, with the protein MKSNKSILIGIVLVLAAAFSRLIPHPMNFAPITAIALFGGMYFDKRFAPVLPFAALIISDYFLGFYDGIVWVYGSFLVVTMLGMFASNKKSIGVVAGSTFAGSFLFFLVTNFGVWQSGFMYPLTMNGLIDCYIAALPFFRNAIAGDVFYVTVLFGVYELSMKYLPHTAAQKV; encoded by the coding sequence ATGAAATCCAATAAATCGATATTGATCGGAATTGTGCTGGTTTTAGCGGCTGCATTTTCCCGTTTAATTCCTCATCCAATGAACTTTGCACCAATCACTGCTATTGCGTTATTTGGCGGTATGTATTTTGATAAACGTTTTGCCCCTGTGTTACCGTTCGCGGCGTTGATTATCAGTGATTATTTTCTCGGTTTTTATGATGGAATTGTTTGGGTCTACGGCAGCTTTTTGGTTGTAACAATGCTGGGAATGTTTGCCTCGAATAAAAAATCGATTGGGGTGGTGGCCGGATCAACATTTGCCGGTTCTTTCTTATTCTTTCTCGTAACAAATTTTGGTGTATGGCAAAGTGGTTTTATGTATCCATTGACAATGAACGGCTTAATCGATTGTTATATTGCGGCACTTCCATTTTTCAGAAATGCCATTGCCGGAGATGTTTTTTATGTAACCGTCCTTTTTGGAGTGTATGAATTATCAATGAAATATCTTCCACATACTGCTGCTCAAAAAGTATAA
- a CDS encoding TonB-dependent receptor yields MFRLSDVVITGTRTAMPIEKLSTSVQIVDSLELAQSNGISLADKLKNLSGVTLRGYGGNGALQSVSIRGMGSDYALILIDGQRFTTFQISTVDVGIFSLAEVERIEISGGGNSSLYGADAVGGVINIITKKATGKYFALLSNNVGSFGLIGYQLTAGGGNERFSYRGTMKHQHASNAFEFVFDDGITQQTLQRSGSDYFIKNYSLSARTSFSDNIITNYSFRYSEAERGQPSAVTNAVQNNLARIHDKDVFLNSTTEMSNSQNITLSIPITYHFNQQNYGDPNLVISGIPLSAYYENNIINISPILRYSFSSDHLLMVGSDLTVASISSNESIPSKREQLSGLISSQHHFQIPFEATLYPSIRFDSFSDTQGDISPKIGVNIGVLEEPVLHLRASYGKNYRVPTFNDLYWVNGGNPQLHPERSWNFDAGFIGGIQHEIIDFSVEANYFSIDARDKIVWQPVAGGIWSPKNLQSVSSSGVELRVNANMFNHLLMLNYHHNFLRTIKTSADTPNDITQNKILPFVPQEISSLIIGSSYAGVSLNILYSFNGFRYETADNNPRFILPTYETVDVNLSYEFSFASYSFRIRGEVNNILNTEYQQIRGYPTPLRNYLITTEFSFQ; encoded by the coding sequence GTGTTTCGATTGAGTGATGTTGTTATCACCGGCACCAGAACGGCAATGCCAATAGAAAAGCTTTCAACTTCTGTTCAGATTGTTGATAGTCTTGAACTTGCGCAGAGTAACGGCATATCATTGGCAGACAAACTGAAAAATCTGTCCGGCGTTACGTTACGCGGCTACGGTGGGAACGGTGCGCTTCAATCCGTTTCCATCCGCGGAATGGGATCCGATTATGCATTGATCCTGATCGACGGGCAACGATTTACAACATTTCAAATCAGTACGGTTGATGTTGGGATTTTTTCTTTGGCAGAGGTAGAGCGGATTGAAATTTCCGGAGGGGGAAACTCATCACTCTATGGAGCAGATGCGGTGGGAGGAGTGATCAATATTATTACAAAAAAAGCGACAGGAAAATATTTTGCGTTACTTTCTAATAATGTGGGTTCGTTCGGACTGATCGGGTATCAGCTTACGGCAGGCGGCGGGAATGAACGGTTCTCATATCGGGGAACCATGAAACATCAGCACGCATCTAACGCTTTTGAGTTTGTTTTTGATGATGGCATAACACAACAAACATTGCAGCGGAGCGGTTCTGATTATTTCATCAAAAATTATTCCTTGTCAGCCCGGACATCATTCTCAGATAATATCATAACGAATTATTCATTTCGATATTCTGAGGCGGAACGAGGGCAGCCTTCCGCCGTAACGAATGCTGTTCAGAACAATCTTGCTCGTATTCATGATAAAGACGTATTCCTCAATTCTACAACAGAGATGTCGAACTCTCAGAACATCACCCTCTCAATCCCTATCACGTATCATTTTAACCAACAGAATTATGGCGATCCAAATCTGGTGATTAGCGGAATTCCTCTCTCAGCGTATTATGAGAACAATATTATCAATATCTCACCAATTCTGCGGTATTCGTTTTCGTCTGATCATCTTTTGATGGTGGGGAGTGATCTTACCGTTGCTTCCATTTCCAGTAATGAATCGATCCCTTCAAAGCGGGAACAGCTGAGCGGATTGATTTCGTCGCAGCATCATTTTCAGATTCCTTTCGAAGCGACTCTTTATCCATCGATCCGATTTGATTCCTTTAGTGATACACAAGGGGATATTTCTCCAAAGATTGGCGTTAACATTGGAGTTCTGGAAGAACCGGTACTGCATCTGAGGGCGAGTTATGGAAAAAATTACCGTGTGCCGACATTTAACGATCTGTATTGGGTCAACGGAGGAAATCCTCAGCTGCATCCAGAGCGTTCATGGAATTTTGATGCAGGATTTATCGGCGGAATTCAGCATGAAATAATCGATTTCAGTGTCGAGGCAAATTATTTTTCCATCGATGCACGAGATAAAATCGTCTGGCAGCCCGTTGCAGGAGGAATATGGTCCCCAAAAAATCTGCAATCCGTGTCATCTTCAGGAGTTGAACTGCGCGTCAATGCAAATATGTTCAACCATTTATTGATGTTGAATTATCATCATAACTTTCTGCGCACAATAAAAACGAGTGCAGATACACCAAACGATATCACGCAGAATAAAATTCTGCCGTTTGTCCCCCAGGAGATATCGTCGTTGATCATTGGAAGTTCATATGCCGGTGTGTCATTAAATATTCTTTATTCGTTTAATGGATTCCGATATGAAACAGCAGATAACAATCCCAGATTTATATTGCCAACATATGAAACGGTCGATGTGAATCTTTCCTATGAATTCAGTTTTGCTTCATATTCATTTCGTATTAGGGGAGAGGTCAATAACATTCTCAACACAGAATATCAGCAGATCCGAGGTTATCCCACCCCGTTAAGAAATTATTTGATAACCACTGAATTTTCTTTTCAATAA
- a CDS encoding DUF5074 domain-containing protein: protein MKKYIVALFIIIALSGCDKTDPIVPAQENPISTKGIYILNEGGFTKLNSTLSLFVPDSNKIYSDVFTAANNRSLGDVSNDIVLYNNKAFIVVNNSHKVEIISTETHKSLGTINVSGNSPNKIVIVSDTKGYITNLYKGSVTAFNPSTYGIIKDNISVGLNPQGMVVANGKVFVCNSGYGSDSTVSVIDPIRDSVVATIKVAKSPTDIALDSDGDVIVLCNGYMDFSNSKNDTPGNISVIDPVTYAVKGTISLPLATYGHPSELAVSNKGYGYTVVQSGVLKFDTKANTIVSSNFILKTPYSIAVDNITERIYLGDAKDFNSNGKLYVYDKSATLKDSATVGIIPGTIIFKK, encoded by the coding sequence ATGAAAAAATATATCGTCGCATTATTCATCATCATCGCTCTTTCAGGCTGCGACAAAACCGATCCGATAGTGCCGGCTCAAGAAAATCCCATCTCAACGAAAGGGATTTATATTCTGAACGAAGGAGGTTTTACAAAATTGAATTCTACATTGTCGCTCTTTGTTCCAGATTCGAACAAAATATATTCTGATGTGTTTACTGCAGCAAATAATCGTTCTTTAGGCGACGTTTCAAATGATATTGTTCTCTATAACAATAAAGCGTTTATTGTCGTTAACAACTCTCACAAGGTAGAGATCATTTCAACTGAAACACATAAATCCCTTGGGACAATCAATGTATCAGGGAATAGTCCAAACAAAATTGTTATTGTCAGCGACACGAAGGGATATATTACAAATCTGTATAAAGGAAGTGTGACAGCGTTTAACCCTTCAACATATGGCATCATCAAAGATAATATCTCTGTCGGATTGAATCCGCAAGGGATGGTGGTTGCGAATGGAAAGGTGTTTGTCTGTAATTCTGGTTACGGAAGCGACAGTACTGTTTCTGTCATTGATCCGATTCGTGACTCAGTCGTTGCAACAATTAAAGTGGCAAAGTCACCGACCGATATCGCTCTGGACAGCGATGGTGATGTGATTGTGTTATGCAATGGGTATATGGACTTTTCCAATTCCAAGAATGATACTCCCGGTAATATTTCGGTCATCGATCCTGTGACATATGCGGTAAAGGGAACAATTTCTCTTCCGCTTGCAACGTACGGTCATCCAAGCGAATTAGCAGTTTCAAACAAAGGATATGGTTATACGGTAGTGCAAAGCGGAGTGTTGAAATTTGATACAAAAGCAAACACAATTGTTTCGTCGAACTTTATATTAAAAACGCCGTACTCTATCGCCGTCGATAACATCACAGAACGGATTTATCTTGGAGATGCAAAAGATTTTAATTCGAATGGAAAGCTGTATGTCTACGACAAGAGTGCAACCTTAAAAGATTCAGCAACAGTTGGAATCATTCCAGGAACAATCATCTTTAAGAAATAA
- a CDS encoding glucose-6-phosphate isomerase, producing the protein MPSISISSGSLSENLNNQFTSFATHSIINRLWEKDYTIWRSEEVHKKSILNRLGWLQSLDLMLSNVDTLISFGNEIKNAGFKHVVVLGMGGSSLCPDVCRATFGSAAGFPHLLVLDSTNPTSVLRIELQIDLAKTLFIVASKSGGTTETNMFYQYFYDRVGSVKKNPGENFVAVTDANTKMEGIAKEKKFRKIFINPEDIGGRYSALSYFGLVPMALVGMDIKKLLHAADEMRKQSRFETVQNPAAQIGLMMGEAHNEGIDKMTFVISDEIATFGYWAEQLIAESTGKEGKGILPVEGEIIPQQFSNAKFGSDRFFIFLLLEKDVNKYAGLQKELEAKNIPFAKVILKDIYELGSQFFLWEFATAISAIVLKINPFDEPNVKESKDNTVSVIDEFKQNGKLPVKNKIISDAQFAVFGEPSYASSLSATSVSSLLRKHFSGKRNEDYIALLAYIDQNSANEKLMYALREELTKLYGLPSTVGFGPRYLHSTGQLHKGGKPNGIFLIISANEPKDVTIPDEIFTFEILKNAQGLGDYQSFANRSRRLLHIHLSGSVEQGLTALKQMILN; encoded by the coding sequence ATGCCATCGATTTCAATATCGTCAGGATCATTAAGCGAAAATCTTAACAACCAATTCACTTCGTTTGCAACGCATTCCATTATTAATCGACTGTGGGAAAAAGATTACACAATTTGGCGGAGTGAAGAGGTTCATAAAAAATCAATCCTTAACCGCCTTGGATGGTTACAAAGTCTTGACCTGATGCTTTCCAATGTAGATACACTGATTTCATTCGGAAATGAAATCAAAAATGCCGGGTTTAAACACGTAGTGGTCTTAGGTATGGGTGGAAGCAGTCTTTGTCCCGATGTTTGCCGGGCTACGTTTGGTTCTGCAGCAGGTTTTCCACATCTGTTAGTGTTAGACAGTACTAATCCTACCTCAGTTTTGCGAATAGAACTGCAGATTGATCTTGCAAAAACATTGTTCATTGTTGCTTCAAAATCCGGCGGAACAACAGAAACGAACATGTTTTATCAATATTTTTATGACCGCGTCGGTTCCGTGAAAAAGAATCCGGGTGAAAATTTTGTTGCTGTCACCGATGCGAATACAAAAATGGAGGGGATTGCAAAGGAGAAAAAGTTCAGAAAAATATTCATTAATCCAGAGGATATCGGAGGAAGATATTCCGCTCTATCATATTTTGGACTTGTCCCGATGGCCTTGGTCGGAATGGACATCAAGAAATTGCTTCATGCCGCAGATGAGATGAGGAAACAAAGCCGATTTGAAACGGTTCAGAATCCGGCAGCGCAGATCGGTCTTATGATGGGGGAAGCTCATAATGAAGGAATCGATAAAATGACTTTCGTTATTTCCGACGAGATTGCCACATTTGGATATTGGGCAGAACAATTGATTGCTGAAAGTACCGGCAAAGAAGGGAAAGGAATTTTGCCTGTTGAAGGTGAAATAATTCCGCAACAATTTAGCAATGCAAAATTCGGATCAGACAGGTTTTTCATTTTTCTCCTTTTAGAAAAGGATGTCAATAAATATGCCGGGTTACAAAAAGAGCTTGAAGCGAAAAACATTCCTTTTGCTAAAGTGATACTGAAAGATATTTACGAACTTGGGTCTCAATTCTTTCTTTGGGAATTTGCTACTGCAATTTCAGCGATTGTATTAAAAATTAATCCATTTGATGAGCCAAATGTAAAAGAGAGTAAAGACAATACTGTTAGTGTTATTGATGAGTTTAAGCAAAACGGAAAACTTCCGGTTAAGAACAAAATAATCTCCGATGCTCAATTTGCAGTTTTTGGAGAACCTTCATACGCTTCATCACTATCCGCTACATCAGTCTCTTCCTTATTGCGGAAACATTTTTCCGGAAAAAGGAATGAGGATTATATCGCTCTGTTGGCGTACATTGACCAAAACAGTGCAAATGAAAAATTGATGTATGCTTTGAGAGAAGAGTTAACGAAATTGTACGGTCTTCCTTCGACCGTGGGCTTTGGTCCGAGATATCTTCACTCAACCGGACAATTACACAAAGGGGGAAAACCAAATGGTATATTTCTCATTATCTCCGCCAATGAGCCAAAGGATGTAACGATTCCTGACGAAATATTTACATTTGAAATATTGAAAAATGCTCAGGGACTGGGCGATTATCAATCATTTGCGAACAGATCTCGCAGATTGTTACATATCCATTTATCGGGAAGTGTTGAGCAGGGATTAACAGCACTCAAACAAATGATACTCAATTAA
- a CDS encoding N-acetylmannosamine-6-phosphate 2-epimerase → MNELIAELKHGLIVSCQSEGDDPFNAPHLIAKFALAAKMGGAAGIRTEGIENIKAVRAEVDLPLIGIIDGQFANGWICVTPDFKDIEEMLKAGADIVALDVTPRKRPNGMDGIEFFEEARNRFDVPFIADISTFEEGIRAAEMGADAIATTLSGYTDYTQKLLTDEPNFQLIEELSRAVKIPVVAQGRVWTPQQAKEALMRGAFCAVAGSAITRPRMVTKKFVDTMSLQIN, encoded by the coding sequence ATGAATGAATTAATTGCAGAACTCAAACATGGTCTCATAGTTTCATGTCAAAGTGAAGGTGATGATCCATTTAATGCTCCACACCTAATTGCAAAATTTGCGCTGGCCGCAAAAATGGGGGGCGCTGCCGGTATTCGCACCGAAGGTATTGAAAATATCAAAGCCGTCCGTGCAGAAGTCGATTTACCGCTCATTGGGATCATCGACGGTCAATTTGCCAATGGCTGGATTTGTGTCACTCCTGATTTCAAAGATATCGAAGAAATGTTGAAAGCCGGTGCTGATATCGTCGCGCTCGATGTTACGCCAAGGAAACGCCCCAATGGAATGGACGGTATTGAATTTTTTGAGGAAGCGAGAAATCGTTTCGATGTCCCTTTCATCGCGGATATTTCGACATTTGAAGAGGGAATTCGTGCCGCCGAAATGGGCGCGGATGCCATTGCCACAACACTCTCCGGATATACTGATTATACGCAAAAGCTGTTGACGGATGAACCCAATTTCCAATTAATTGAAGAACTTTCTCGTGCCGTAAAAATCCCTGTGGTTGCACAAGGAAGAGTGTGGACACCCCAGCAAGCGAAAGAAGCATTAATGCGCGGCGCATTTTGTGCTGTTGCCGGGAGTGCAATAACCCGTCCGCGGATGGTGACAAAAAAATTTGTTGATACGATGAGCCTTCAGATCAATTAA